Proteins encoded together in one Desulfurellaceae bacterium window:
- a CDS encoding HesA/MoeB/ThiF family protein — MDTTLTDTGADRSACQTSAIRAGSVLVVGVGGLGCPAALALALAGVGTIGLIDPDLVDVSNLQRQILHTTPDLGQAKVESARHKLSRLRPASRVTAYPERLSPHNLSAVFRDYDFVIDATDGTATKFMINDAAVLLGKPFSYAGIVQFQGQTLTVLPRKTTCLRCLFPVPPSPDEIPSCQEAGVLGSAAGSLGLIQATEAVKYLSGDPQLLTDRLLTYDAQLPRWREVRLKPNPRCPVCGSQPSITSLRPERYEEDGLCQVG, encoded by the coding sequence ATGGATACCACTCTGACGGATACCGGCGCTGACCGCTCCGCATGCCAGACATCAGCAATCCGTGCCGGGTCGGTGCTTGTCGTCGGGGTCGGCGGGCTGGGCTGTCCGGCGGCCCTGGCCCTGGCCCTGGCCGGGGTTGGCACAATCGGCCTGATTGACCCAGACCTGGTTGATGTGTCGAACCTGCAACGTCAGATCCTGCACACAACACCCGACCTGGGACAGGCCAAGGTCGAATCGGCCCGGCACAAGCTGTCCCGCCTGCGGCCGGCCAGCCGGGTCACGGCCTATCCCGAGCGGCTCAGCCCGCACAACCTGAGCGCGGTTTTCCGGGACTACGACTTCGTGATTGACGCCACCGACGGGACGGCCACGAAATTTATGATCAATGACGCCGCGGTTCTGCTCGGCAAGCCGTTCTCATACGCCGGGATTGTCCAGTTTCAGGGCCAAACCCTGACCGTGCTGCCGAGAAAAACCACCTGCCTGCGGTGCCTCTTTCCCGTGCCGCCGTCTCCGGACGAGATTCCGAGCTGCCAGGAGGCCGGTGTGCTGGGCAGTGCAGCCGGCAGCCTGGGCCTGATTCAGGCGACCGAGGCGGTCAAATATCTAAGCGGCGATCCACAGCTACTGACCGACCGCCTGCTGACCTACGATGCCCAGCTTCCGCGCTGGCGCGAGGTTCGGCTGAAACCCAATCCGCGCTGCCCGGTGTGCGGCTCCCAGCCCAGCATCACCAGCCTGCGACCCGAACGCTACGAAGAAGACGGACTGTGCCAGGTCGGATGA
- the bamD gene encoding outer membrane protein assembly factor BamD, whose product MRRAIRVSVWVCALVCLAGCSAVVKRPSAKEYFDTAEKAYQDEDYNIATDNFRDLLDQYPLNPYAEESQLKIAYAYYLDEEYSDGIAAFSDFERAYPTSPHLPFVEYYRGMSYLEQMRSPDRDQAVTQNAYDHFQIVLERYPDSSFGILAEEKSRECRESLAASILGISDQYRKIGHLFAARVRLRSLVEQYPETEASTNALAELEEVLTREGESELAALAGKAHTFRASTPPSAEQIRQLEHIGSVAEEVALPEDGQEAVSPGAANGSLAGLPEPSLDPLLLLVTELRKDEAKIRAEALEDRRKELQLIEEAREKYMKEAEERRLAGLEEEKPARGIRRFLPWASGPTDTQEEEEDYEEELDPMLRIREWMPEWIPL is encoded by the coding sequence ATGCGTAGGGCTATTCGAGTGTCGGTATGGGTGTGTGCCCTCGTCTGTCTGGCGGGTTGTTCGGCGGTGGTCAAACGCCCGTCGGCCAAAGAGTATTTCGATACGGCAGAAAAAGCCTACCAGGACGAGGACTATAATATCGCCACGGACAACTTTCGCGATCTGCTCGACCAGTACCCGCTCAACCCGTATGCCGAGGAATCCCAGCTCAAAATCGCCTACGCCTACTATCTCGACGAGGAGTACAGCGACGGGATCGCCGCCTTCAGCGACTTTGAGCGCGCCTACCCGACCAGCCCCCACCTGCCGTTCGTCGAATACTATCGGGGCATGTCCTACCTGGAACAGATGCGCTCGCCCGACCGGGATCAGGCCGTGACCCAAAATGCCTACGACCACTTCCAGATTGTACTGGAGCGCTATCCCGACAGCAGCTTCGGCATCCTGGCCGAGGAAAAGAGCCGCGAGTGCCGCGAATCGCTGGCGGCGAGCATCCTCGGCATCAGCGATCAGTATCGGAAGATCGGGCATTTGTTTGCTGCCAGGGTTCGCCTGCGGTCGCTGGTCGAGCAGTATCCTGAAACCGAGGCCAGCACCAATGCCCTGGCCGAGCTCGAAGAAGTCCTGACCCGGGAAGGGGAGTCGGAACTGGCCGCTCTGGCGGGCAAAGCCCACACTTTTCGGGCCAGCACCCCCCCCTCTGCCGAGCAAATCAGGCAGCTGGAACACATTGGCTCTGTGGCCGAAGAAGTCGCCCTGCCGGAAGATGGGCAAGAAGCCGTTTCGCCCGGCGCCGCCAACGGAAGCCTGGCCGGTCTGCCCGAGCCCAGCCTCGATCCGCTGCTGCTGCTGGTCACCGAACTGCGCAAAGACGAGGCCAAAATTCGGGCTGAAGCCCTGGAAGACCGGCGCAAGGAATTGCAGCTGATTGAAGAAGCCCGCGAAAAATACATGAAAGAGGCCGAAGAACGCCGTTTGGCCGGGCTTGAGGAAGAAAAACCGGCGCGGGGCATACGCCGCTTCCTGCCCTGGGCTTCCGGGCCGACCGACACGCAGGAAGAGGAGGAAGACTACGAGGAAGAGCTGGATCCGATGTTGAGGATACGGGAGTGGATGCCGGAATGGATACCACTCTGA
- a CDS encoding MoaD/ThiS family protein: protein MSVQVRIPTPLRRFTGGAEEVSAEGATISALVNDIEHNHPGIKERICDEQGNIRRFVNIFVNGDDIRFSDNLETVLKDGDEVSIVPAIAGGKCGSA, encoded by the coding sequence ATGAGTGTCCAGGTGCGGATACCAACCCCCCTTCGTCGTTTCACCGGTGGCGCCGAAGAAGTCAGCGCAGAGGGCGCAACGATCTCGGCCCTGGTCAACGATATCGAACACAACCATCCGGGAATCAAAGAGCGTATCTGTGACGAGCAGGGGAATATTCGCCGCTTTGTGAATATCTTTGTGAACGGCGACGATATCCGTTTTTCAGACAATCTTGAAACCGTCCTCAAAGATGGAGACGAGGTCTCCATCGTCCCGGCAATCGCCGGCGGAAAATGTGGTTCAGCCTGA
- the cysD gene encoding sulfate adenylyltransferase subunit CysD has protein sequence MQTEDTQARSLTHLRTLEAESIHIIREVVAEFENPVMLYSIGKDSAVMLHLARKAFYPAKPPFPLLHVDTTWKFRDMIAFRESYVRQELGLELIVYINEEGRRAGINPFTHGSKKHTDIMKTEALKQALDHYRFDAAFGGARRDEEKSRAKERVYSFRDRRHRWDPKNQRPELWNIYNATVDKGESIRVFPLSNWTELDVWQYVYLENIPIVPLYYAKERPVVDRDGVWIMVDDERMPLRPGENPQLKMVRFRTLGCYPLTGAVESQADTLPLIIQEMLLTKHSERQGRIIDFDQAGSMEEKKKEGYF, from the coding sequence ATGCAAACAGAGGACACACAGGCTCGGAGTCTGACCCATTTGCGGACGCTTGAGGCGGAGAGCATCCATATCATCCGGGAAGTGGTCGCCGAGTTTGAGAACCCGGTCATGCTGTACTCGATCGGCAAGGACTCGGCCGTCATGCTCCACCTGGCCCGCAAGGCCTTTTATCCGGCCAAGCCCCCATTTCCGCTTCTGCACGTCGACACGACCTGGAAGTTCCGCGACATGATCGCCTTCCGCGAATCCTACGTGCGGCAAGAGTTGGGCTTGGAGTTGATCGTCTACATCAACGAAGAGGGCCGCCGAGCCGGGATCAATCCGTTCACCCACGGCTCGAAAAAACACACCGATATCATGAAGACCGAGGCGCTCAAGCAGGCGCTTGACCACTACCGTTTTGACGCTGCCTTTGGCGGCGCCCGCCGCGATGAAGAAAAGTCGCGGGCCAAAGAGCGGGTCTATTCGTTTCGGGACCGCAGGCACCGCTGGGACCCCAAAAACCAGCGACCCGAGCTGTGGAACATCTATAACGCCACCGTTGACAAGGGCGAAAGCATCCGAGTCTTTCCCCTGTCAAACTGGACCGAGCTCGACGTGTGGCAGTACGTCTACCTCGAGAACATCCCGATTGTCCCGCTGTACTATGCCAAGGAGCGGCCGGTCGTGGACCGGGACGGGGTGTGGATCATGGTTGACGACGAGCGGATGCCGCTGCGGCCGGGGGAAAACCCCCAGTTGAAGATGGTCCGCTTCCGCACTCTGGGCTGCTATCCGCTGACCGGTGCGGTTGAATCGCAGGCCGACACCCTGCCGCTGATCATTCAAGAGATGCTGCTGACCAAGCACTCGGAGCGCCAGGGCCGGATTATCGACTTCGACCAGGCGGGTTCGATGGAAGAGAAGAAAAAAGAGGGCTATTTCTAG
- a CDS encoding threonine synthase codes for MNTVTGLRCRECGQDYPVAPVHVCELCFGPLEVQYDYGLIRRSLSRQTIAARPSSLWRYHELLPLSRPPTIGLYSGCTPLVKADRLAAVLGVDELYVKDDSVNHPTFSYKDRVVSVAMSQALEFGFETVSCASTGNLANAVSAHAARAGLRCWIFIPADLEQGKVIGSTIYGPRAIAIHGNYDDVNRLCSEIADKYGWAFVNINIRPYYTEGAKTYGFEIAEQLGWRLPQHVVVPTAGGTILPKVAQAFEELQTVGLIEDGPRPRIYTAQAAGSAPVVTALHKGTDQIDPVKPNTIAKSIAIGNPADGYYVLQAIRESGGWGEAATDEEIVAGIQLLARTEGIFTEPAGGTTVAVTKKLIEQGRIPRNESIVICITGNGYKTIEAVVGRSAEPQTINARLAEFDRLYQTGGR; via the coding sequence ATGAACACTGTTACCGGTTTACGCTGTCGTGAGTGCGGCCAGGACTATCCTGTCGCCCCCGTCCATGTGTGCGAGCTGTGTTTTGGGCCGCTCGAAGTCCAGTATGACTATGGCCTCATCCGTCGCAGCCTGTCGCGTCAGACCATTGCCGCGCGACCGTCCTCACTGTGGCGCTACCACGAACTGCTGCCGCTCAGCCGGCCACCGACAATCGGCCTCTACAGCGGCTGTACCCCGCTGGTCAAAGCCGACCGGCTGGCCGCCGTGCTCGGCGTGGATGAGCTGTATGTCAAGGATGATTCGGTCAATCATCCGACGTTTTCGTACAAAGACCGGGTGGTCTCGGTCGCCATGTCCCAAGCCCTGGAGTTTGGCTTTGAGACGGTGTCGTGCGCCTCAACCGGCAATCTGGCCAACGCGGTCTCGGCCCACGCGGCTCGGGCCGGGCTGCGCTGCTGGATTTTTATCCCGGCCGACCTGGAACAGGGCAAGGTCATAGGTTCAACGATCTATGGTCCACGGGCAATTGCCATCCACGGCAACTACGACGATGTCAACCGGCTGTGCAGCGAGATTGCCGATAAGTACGGCTGGGCGTTCGTGAACATCAACATCCGGCCGTATTACACCGAAGGCGCCAAAACCTACGGCTTTGAAATTGCGGAACAGCTTGGCTGGCGTCTGCCCCAGCACGTTGTCGTGCCAACCGCCGGCGGTACGATTCTACCCAAGGTGGCCCAGGCGTTTGAGGAACTCCAGACCGTCGGGCTGATCGAAGACGGGCCAAGGCCCAGGATTTACACCGCCCAGGCTGCGGGGAGCGCGCCGGTGGTCACGGCCCTGCACAAGGGCACCGACCAGATCGATCCGGTCAAGCCCAACACGATCGCCAAGTCGATCGCCATCGGCAACCCGGCTGACGGCTATTACGTCTTGCAGGCGATCCGCGAATCGGGCGGCTGGGGCGAAGCGGCGACGGACGAGGAAATCGTGGCCGGGATTCAGCTGCTGGCCCGCACCGAGGGCATTTTTACCGAGCCGGCCGGCGGCACGACCGTGGCGGTGACCAAAAAGCTGATTGAGCAGGGGCGTATTCCGCGCAACGAATCAATAGTGATCTGTATTACCGGCAACGGCTACAAGACAATTGAGGCGGTCGTCGGCCGGTCGGCCGAGCCGCAGACCATCAACGCCCGCCTGGCCGAATTCGATAGGCTGTACCAGACAGGCGGACGCTGA